Proteins encoded together in one Rhizobacter sp. J219 window:
- a CDS encoding LysR substrate-binding domain-containing protein, translating to MLDLQQLRYFIAVAETEHVGQAAELLHISQSPLSRQLQQLEGRLGLTLFTREKKRLRLTPAGRDFLVEAKALVAHAERVQQRAADAGRGKRGTLVVGYVAGAVHAGVIGKALQALQQQVPLARIQLRSLHSAEQFAALQRDELDLGYTYAAPSVETGLVSSLLLEEPFLLAVPAGHALATAGTLDLNGQPLVAPLSWHAREELLAACARLGWAPDVRFEAADPAAALGLVAAGLGLAFVQKSLQPAAGAAVVLRELPEAFTLRMQIHCVHQGSPSPLAHRLMMVS from the coding sequence ATGCTGGACCTGCAACAGCTGCGGTATTTCATCGCCGTGGCCGAAACGGAGCACGTGGGCCAGGCGGCCGAGCTGCTGCACATCTCGCAGTCGCCGCTGTCGCGCCAGCTGCAGCAGCTGGAAGGGCGGCTGGGCCTGACCCTTTTCACGCGCGAGAAAAAGCGGCTGCGGCTGACGCCCGCCGGGCGCGACTTTCTGGTCGAGGCCAAGGCGCTGGTGGCGCATGCCGAGCGGGTGCAGCAGCGCGCCGCCGATGCGGGCCGCGGCAAGCGGGGCACGCTGGTGGTGGGCTACGTCGCCGGTGCGGTGCACGCCGGCGTGATCGGCAAGGCCCTGCAGGCGCTGCAGCAGCAGGTGCCGCTGGCGCGCATCCAGCTGCGCAGCCTGCACTCGGCCGAGCAGTTTGCGGCACTGCAGCGCGACGAGCTGGACCTGGGCTACACCTACGCCGCGCCGTCGGTGGAAACCGGGCTCGTGAGTTCGTTGCTGCTGGAGGAGCCTTTCCTGCTGGCGGTGCCGGCCGGCCATGCACTCGCGACGGCCGGCACGCTCGACCTGAACGGCCAGCCGCTGGTGGCGCCCCTGTCGTGGCATGCGCGCGAGGAGTTGCTGGCGGCCTGTGCCCGGCTCGGGTGGGCCCCGGACGTGCGCTTCGAAGCGGCCGACCCGGCGGCCGCGCTGGGGCTGGTCGCTGCGGGGCTCGGGCTCGCGTTCGTGCAGAAGAGCCTGCAGCCGGCGGCGGGCGCGGCGGTGGTGCTGCGCGAGCTGCCCGAGGCGTTCACGCTGCGCATGCAGATCCACTGCGTGCACCAGGGTTCTCCCTCACCGCTGGCGCACCGCTTGATGATGGTGTCGTAG